A stretch of Babesia bigemina genome assembly Bbig001, chromosome : III DNA encodes these proteins:
- a CDS encoding Exosome complex component RRP40 — protein MDVDGAAEDGYFRAPPISSDVDTSATFNLSTVYFPKEGDHVLGVIVSKNLDFYTLDIGGLCEAVLPAVDGFRGATKRNRPNLHEGDVVFCQVTREYPARELPTEVSCINAGDMKQWTTKETYFGQLEDGFMFTVPIPYSYCLSGDRCYVLEKCAARFKYEIAIGLNGRVWVRSANASDTLHIARYIRMCFGLTLPQMEALFTYLDNSP, from the exons ATGGACGTGGACGGCGCGGCCGAAGACGGCTACTTTCGAGCGCCGCCCATCAGCAGTGATGTAGACACGAGCGCGACATTTAATCTTTCTACTGTG TATTTCCCGAAAGAAGGGGACCATGTACTAGGCGTTATTGTGTCGAAGAATCTGGACTTCTACACA CTCGACATTGGCGGCCTTTGCGAGGCAGTGCTTCCAGCTGTGGACGGTTTCCGTGGTGCGACCAAACGTAACAGGCCGAATCTtcatgagggcgacgtggtTTTCTGCCAGGTAACGCGGGAGTACCCTGCCCGCGAGCTTCCTACGGAAGTATCGTGTATAAACGCCGGTGACATGAAGCAATGGACGACAAAAGAGACATACTTCGGGCAGCTGGAGGACGGGTTCATGTTTACGGTTCCTATCCCATATAGCTACTG CCTCTCTGGAGATCGCTGTTACGTGCTTGAAAAATGCGCAGCACGTTTCAAATATGAAATAGCTATCGGTTTAAATGGAAG GGTCTGGGTGAGAAGTGCCAATGCTAGCGACACGCTGCATATCGCCAGGTACATTCGGATGTGCTTCGGGTTGACATTACCCCAAATGGAAGCGTTGTTCACATATCTCGACAATTCCCCATAG
- a CDS encoding membrane protein, putative, translating into MDCSFLFGSQSITRLICAAIAYIGFTKFQKVECVGVKESPAGEVVVSPQSVLAADSLVSDIEVTENGAKDIDNCRREGNVAFNSTTVGGKSALERLHADEVAAIQANRAHGTARELNDQTALEFIQMIFNEHLPRKEFWLCWFRNRLLSLTEPSETSSSPTAAPSGNDELDSPTGSSAGRNVRGAQYNDTADKRSGVSQDANGSSIAKSSQDICRLSKVWQFTKGLYAFAKSMLFRDTTETNVPRRSIKRALADCGRAVAGKVGRGVVSAVSTVSSVLGYNDTPFQNMKHIIMHLFSPESEVKEGPEEPAHAALDEECFLEKMARLNAFYQLEIANTPIYADRRSFYGPVPKTLHVANAEAPFETARCRSAAHYVVVSSGKFASLSLYTLFAVMLLI; encoded by the coding sequence ATGGATTGCTCATTTCTATTCGGCTCCCAGAGTATCACGAGGCTCATATGCGCAGCTATCGCTTACATCGGCTTCACCAAATTCCAGAAAGTCGAGTGTGTTGGGGTTAAGGAATCCCCGGCGGGAGAAGTCGTCGTGTCACCGCAAAGCGTACTGGCCGCGGACTCGTTGGTGTCCGACATCGAAGTTACCGAGAATGGCGCAAAAGACATCGATAATTGTCGCAGAGAGGGGAATGTAGCGTTCAATTCTACCACTGTGGGCGGCAAGTCGGCCTTGGAGCGCCTACACGCCGACGAAGTTGCAGCGATCCAGGCCAACAGGGCTCATGGTACCGCCCGCGAGCTAAATGATCAGACCGCTCTGGAATTCATTCAGATGATTTTTAACGAGCACTTACCGAGGAAGGAATTTTGGCTGTGCTGGTTTCGCAACCGCCTGCTCAGCCTTACGGAGCCATCCGAAACATCCTCGTCGCCTACTGCAGCGCCCTCTGGTAACGATGAGTTGGATTCACCAACGGGGTCTAGCGCCGGGAGGAACGTCCGCGGTGCACAGTACAACGACACGGCCGATAAAAGGTCAGGCGTAAGTCAGGATGCCAATGGAAGCAGTATTGCGAAATCGTCCCAGGACATCTGCAGACTCAGTAAAGTCTGGCAGTTTACTAAGGGATTATACGCATTTGCCAAATCGATGCTATTCCGTGACACTACGGAAACCAATGTCCCTAGAAGGTCAATAAAACGCGCCCTCGCGGATTGTGGCAGGGCTGTTGCTGGGAAGGTTGGCAGGGGTGTTGTTAGCGCCGTGTCTACTGTGAGCTCTGTGCTCGGCTACAATGACACACCCTTCCAAAACATGAAGCATATTATCATGCATTTGTTTTCCCCAGAATCGGAGGTCAAGGAGGGCCCGGAAGAGCCGGCACATGCGGCCCTAGACGAGGAATGCTTCCTGGAAAAGATGGCCCGACTCAACGCCTTCTACCAACTTGAGATCGCCAACACGCCTATATATGCAGACAGGAGATCATTTTACGGCCCGGTGCCCAAGACGTTGCACGTCGCCAATGCTGAGGCGCCATTCGAAACCGCGCGTTGCCGGAGCGCCGCACATTACGTCGTCGTGTCTAGCGGGAAATTTGCGTCATTATCGCTGTACACCTTGTTTGCAGTGATGTTACTCATATAG